The following are encoded in a window of uncultured Ilyobacter sp. genomic DNA:
- a CDS encoding FtsX-like permease family protein: protein MLKMAFRNIFRNSSRSFLTVLSTMIGIMGVTVGLGWVYGVENMFTEEGKKLTGIIRVTAPDFQLKEKSMDISSNISSNEVRKQLKDFEGIAIGRIKFGAVVFSDDEDERAMGVGIEKEDRQVIKFDDFIYRGRFLDFENGGEIIIGSKVKDKLGLEIGERVTILTFTQNKSISALNYEIVGFYKMDNGRLNRSFYITLEDAQYLLDMDGRVTEFILYPKVEKKSEDYKKMLLLGLGEDYTVKLWSEIGINEYMSSVFPVIKLIFTLILSLLSGIGITNTMMMVVFERRREIGVLKSQGMSNSRIRVLFCIEGWLIGTFASLLGIMLGGAVVYYFSIKGIRLGEILETVSDAMNIHNTIYMFFRWELLIFALFLGSFVSVVVTFITVTPEIKKEAVENLRNK, encoded by the coding sequence ATGTTAAAAATGGCATTCAGAAATATATTTCGAAATAGCAGCAGATCTTTTCTCACGGTATTATCTACGATGATCGGTATAATGGGAGTTACAGTTGGACTAGGCTGGGTATATGGCGTAGAAAATATGTTTACTGAAGAGGGGAAGAAACTAACCGGGATTATCCGGGTAACTGCTCCTGACTTTCAGCTGAAAGAAAAATCTATGGACATATCCTCAAACATATCTTCAAATGAAGTCCGAAAGCAATTGAAAGATTTTGAAGGTATTGCAATTGGAAGGATAAAATTTGGAGCCGTGGTATTTTCAGATGATGAAGACGAGAGGGCGATGGGGGTTGGAATCGAAAAAGAGGACAGGCAGGTTATAAAGTTTGATGATTTTATTTATAGAGGAAGATTTTTAGATTTTGAAAATGGCGGAGAGATAATTATAGGAAGTAAGGTAAAAGATAAACTTGGGTTAGAGATAGGAGAAAGAGTCACAATACTTACTTTTACACAGAATAAGTCTATTTCAGCATTGAATTATGAAATAGTTGGTTTTTATAAGATGGATAACGGTCGATTGAACAGGAGCTTTTATATTACCTTAGAAGATGCACAGTATCTCTTAGATATGGATGGGAGGGTAACTGAATTTATTCTCTATCCAAAAGTGGAAAAAAAATCTGAAGATTACAAAAAGATGCTGCTACTCGGACTAGGGGAGGACTACACGGTAAAACTCTGGAGTGAGATAGGTATAAATGAATATATGTCCTCGGTTTTTCCAGTAATAAAATTAATATTTACACTAATTCTAAGCCTTCTTTCTGGGATAGGGATCACTAATACAATGATGATGGTGGTTTTTGAACGGAGGAGAGAGATTGGAGTGTTGAAGTCACAAGGGATGAGTAATTCTAGGATAAGAGTCCTTTTTTGCATCGAAGGTTGGCTTATAGGAACATTTGCATCTTTGCTTGGAATTATGCTAGGAGGGGCTGTTGTATATTACTTCTCGATAAAGGGGATAAGGCTAGGAGAGATTTTAGAGACAGTTTCTGATGCTATGAACATTCATAACACGATTTACATGTTCTTCAGGTGGGAGCTTCTTATATTTGCATTATTTTTGGGTTCCTTTGTATCAGTCGTCGTGACTTTTATAACTGTGACTCCAGAAATAAAAAAAGAAGCTGTGGAAAACTTGAGAAACAAGTAG
- a CDS encoding outer membrane lipoprotein-sorting protein: MKRLIIIYFIFPVFLFAIAAEEILKRVDYNITPSSVKYDGEMIIHKNNKKFIKNMKIQAVGKDLAFMEFTFPPRDNGTKYLRNGENLWIFLPKADRTVKISGHMLRQNMMGSDISYEDQTDRSHLSDLYTSKILKETDSSYILELIANEGEDTAYYRRVIEVDRKNYILINSKMYAMSGKLLKEFYVDDAMWIGDRYYITRFRMEDKIREDSYTEIILSNIVIDPDISETVFTLKNLERRN, from the coding sequence ATGAAAAGACTTATAATTATATATTTTATTTTTCCAGTTTTTCTTTTTGCAATTGCTGCAGAAGAGATATTAAAAAGGGTGGACTACAATATAACTCCTAGTTCTGTAAAATATGATGGTGAGATGATAATCCATAAGAACAATAAGAAGTTTATAAAGAATATGAAGATTCAGGCGGTGGGAAAAGATTTGGCTTTTATGGAGTTTACATTTCCACCGAGAGACAATGGTACAAAGTATCTTAGAAATGGGGAAAACCTTTGGATATTTCTGCCAAAAGCAGACAGGACCGTGAAAATATCCGGACATATGCTGAGACAAAATATGATGGGAAGTGATATATCCTATGAAGACCAGACTGACAGAAGTCATCTTTCAGATCTTTATACTTCAAAGATATTAAAAGAAACAGACAGCTCTTATATCCTAGAGCTCATTGCAAATGAGGGTGAGGACACCGCTTATTACAGGAGAGTTATAGAGGTTGATAGGAAGAATTATATATTGATAAATTCCAAGATGTATGCAATGTCTGGAAAACTTCTAAAGGAGTTTTATGTAGACGATGCAATGTGGATAGGGGACAGATATTACATAACAAGATTTAGAATGGAGGACAAGATAAGGGAGGATTCTTATACAGAAATTATTTTGAGTAATATAGTAATCGATCCAGATATCTCAGAGACAGTATTTACACTGAAAAATTTAGAAAGAAGAAATTGA
- a CDS encoding dipeptide/oligopeptide/nickel ABC transporter ATP-binding protein: MNKLFEINDLTVEYNKGSFKALDHVNLHLKKGEILGILGESGGGKSTLANSMTFLNEKYTGEILYKGKDIKSFNSRERKIFSKEVQLIFQDPYSSLNPKMKLKELILEGAFIHKLILKNAFNGFVKKLLNKVGLKEDYLERYPRELSGGERQKVAIARALALFPDVIIFDEATANLDLVSQREILNIILELQKSGVTCVVISHNLPLINIISDRVIVINKGIIVEEGKTEEVFSSPQSGYLKETINNKI, from the coding sequence ATGAATAAGCTGTTTGAAATAAACGATCTCACTGTGGAGTATAACAAGGGATCATTTAAGGCCCTCGATCACGTAAATCTTCATTTGAAAAAAGGAGAGATTTTAGGAATACTAGGAGAGAGCGGTGGAGGTAAATCCACTCTGGCAAACTCCATGACATTTTTAAACGAAAAATATACAGGAGAGATCTTGTATAAGGGAAAGGATATAAAATCTTTTAACTCAAGGGAAAGAAAGATCTTCTCTAAAGAGGTTCAGCTTATATTTCAGGATCCATACTCCTCACTTAATCCAAAAATGAAATTAAAAGAACTGATTCTTGAGGGTGCCTTTATTCACAAGCTGATTCTAAAAAACGCTTTCAATGGATTTGTAAAAAAACTTTTAAATAAAGTAGGTTTAAAGGAAGATTATCTAGAGAGGTATCCTAGAGAACTCTCTGGTGGAGAAAGGCAAAAGGTTGCCATTGCAAGAGCCTTGGCTCTTTTTCCAGACGTTATAATATTTGATGAAGCAACTGCAAACCTAGACCTGGTAAGTCAGAGAGAGATATTAAATATCATACTGGAACTTCAAAAATCAGGTGTTACCTGTGTCGTGATATCTCACAACCTTCCCCTTATAAATATAATATCCGACAGGGTTATAGTCATAAACAAAGGCATCATAGTAGAAGAGGGGAAAACAGAAGAGGTTTTTTCATCTCCACAAAGTGGATACCTCAAAGAGACAATAAACAACAAAATATAA
- a CDS encoding ABC transporter ATP-binding protein, which produces MDKLLEVKNLSVKLGEKEVIKNLCLDIYKGEVVALVGESGSGKSTLARTIMGFQDVYRGEILFKNRRIDTLSDKEYSKIRGKEISIVFQNSMNAFNPTIRTGFQIEEPLYIHTSEKKKSILDKVYTALGKLNLDKRRTYSSFPHELSGGMKQRAAFAMGSICDPEILILDEVTTAIDIVNFRMIINSVKQKKSKTGVLLITHNMNLARNLADRMAIIKNGVIIEEGKDVLNDPLHPYTKLLVSSELTTSCKKKKIKIPVYKKTNIESAGCPFAPNCFEAMKICTEEVGYEKKIDNRIIRCWQYHPECLRRKEYE; this is translated from the coding sequence ATGGATAAACTGCTAGAAGTCAAAAATCTTTCTGTAAAGCTAGGGGAAAAAGAAGTGATAAAAAATCTTTGCCTGGATATTTACAAAGGTGAAGTGGTGGCCCTGGTAGGTGAATCTGGGAGTGGAAAAAGTACTCTAGCTAGGACCATAATGGGATTTCAGGATGTTTATAGAGGGGAAATACTATTTAAAAACAGAAGAATAGATACTTTAAGCGACAAGGAATATTCAAAAATACGGGGAAAAGAGATCTCAATAGTTTTTCAAAACTCAATGAATGCCTTCAATCCAACAATTCGTACAGGATTTCAGATAGAAGAACCCCTATACATTCATACATCTGAAAAAAAGAAATCCATCCTAGATAAGGTCTACACAGCTCTTGGAAAACTAAATTTGGACAAAAGAAGAACCTATTCTTCCTTTCCTCATGAACTTTCCGGAGGTATGAAACAAAGAGCCGCCTTTGCCATGGGATCAATTTGTGATCCAGAAATTTTGATTTTAGACGAGGTAACTACTGCCATTGATATAGTCAACTTTCGAATGATTATCAATTCTGTGAAACAGAAAAAAAGTAAAACCGGAGTGCTACTCATTACCCACAACATGAATCTTGCCAGAAATTTAGCAGACAGAATGGCTATTATCAAAAATGGAGTAATTATAGAAGAGGGGAAAGATGTATTAAACGACCCCCTTCACCCCTATACGAAGCTTCTGGTATCTTCAGAGCTCACAACCTCATGCAAAAAGAAAAAAATAAAAATTCCTGTGTATAAAAAGACAAATATTGAATCTGCAGGATGTCCTTTTGCTCCAAACTGTTTCGAAGCAATGAAAATCTGCACAGAGGAGGTCGGCTATGAAAAAAAAATTGATAACAGAATTATTAGATGCTGGCAGTATCATCCAGAGTGTTTGAGGAGGAAAGAGTATGAATAA
- a CDS encoding ABC transporter permease translates to MDKFDKLKDYFSDEKYFKNKKKNYDPILLCELSFIIFIIILSFVLPEHLSENKLEMNMFPSSEHLFGTDDLGRDIFFRTIKGTKISMIIAISGGLIELFIGGGYGAIAGYVGGKTEYFMMRILDIFSSIPYLVLVTLIPIFLGRNLFGIIVAITFTGWFSSARIIRGEVLHLKEENYVKASKLMGASTFSVIKNHIFPNIIGILSASVIMNIPKYIFAEAFLQILGLGLGYPNITWGMLISGSQENLFFYPYQIVFPSIVLVTVIFIITHMGERIKKLINGHRLHWRGYYG, encoded by the coding sequence ATGGATAAATTTGATAAATTAAAAGATTATTTCTCTGATGAAAAATATTTTAAAAACAAAAAAAAGAATTATGACCCTATATTACTATGTGAGCTTAGCTTTATTATTTTTATTATTATTTTATCCTTTGTACTGCCGGAACACCTTTCTGAAAACAAATTGGAAATGAATATGTTTCCATCTTCAGAGCATCTTTTTGGTACAGACGATCTTGGAAGAGACATATTTTTTAGAACCATAAAAGGAACTAAAATATCAATGATTATAGCCATATCCGGAGGTTTAATAGAATTATTTATAGGGGGAGGATATGGGGCTATAGCCGGGTATGTAGGCGGTAAAACTGAATATTTTATGATGAGAATTCTAGATATTTTTTCCTCTATACCTTACCTTGTACTAGTCACTCTAATCCCTATTTTCCTTGGAAGAAATCTTTTTGGAATTATTGTGGCCATTACCTTTACAGGCTGGTTTTCTAGTGCAAGAATAATAAGGGGTGAAGTCCTACATCTAAAAGAGGAAAATTATGTAAAAGCCTCGAAACTAATGGGCGCTTCTACATTTTCGGTGATAAAAAACCATATTTTTCCAAATATAATAGGAATATTGTCAGCTTCTGTGATCATGAATATCCCAAAGTATATCTTTGCAGAAGCTTTTCTGCAAATTTTGGGCCTGGGATTAGGATATCCAAATATTACCTGGGGAATGTTGATATCAGGCTCTCAGGAGAACCTTTTCTTTTACCCATACCAGATAGTATTTCCAAGTATTGTCTTGGTAACTGTAATATTTATTATAACCCATATGGGGGAGCGTATTAAAAAATTAATTAATGGCCACAGGCTCCACTGGAGGGGATACTATGGATAA
- a CDS encoding ABC transporter permease, protein MKKFIIEKTINMIISLFTVLTLTFFMLEFLPGTPLSYLGKNIESQSKENYLEHYNLNEPILKKYVSFTKNIFFHRDLGESMIYPGRKVIDEIKRYGVKSFSIGIKGIILGIFIGGWIGIASITVNSRLIRNIMIIMSILMVSIPSFIVATLLYYIFVVKLTTLSTLDLGGENILLPVVCVAISTAGIYAKYFREGILEELHKDYVLQARAKGNTNWSLLKKHILKNALFPMIALVLPQIAGIFIGFYVIESIFSVPGFGTVYIDSINNRDYNMILGATLIFTISYIISVYVAELLFLVADPRLRRKNG, encoded by the coding sequence ATGAAAAAATTTATTATAGAAAAAACCATAAACATGATAATAAGCCTATTCACTGTGCTTACCCTGACCTTCTTTATGCTTGAATTCCTTCCAGGAACCCCCTTATCTTACCTTGGAAAGAATATCGAATCTCAATCTAAGGAAAATTATTTAGAACATTACAATCTTAACGAACCCATTTTAAAAAAATATGTAAGTTTTACAAAAAATATTTTTTTCCACCGTGACCTAGGAGAATCTATGATTTATCCAGGAAGAAAAGTAATTGACGAGATAAAAAGATACGGTGTTAAATCTTTTTCAATAGGAATAAAAGGCATAATCTTAGGGATATTTATCGGTGGATGGATCGGAATCGCAAGCATTACTGTCAACAGCAGATTAATTAGGAATATAATGATAATTATGTCCATCCTAATGGTTTCCATTCCAAGTTTTATAGTGGCAACACTTCTTTATTATATCTTTGTTGTTAAACTTACGACTCTTTCGACCCTAGATCTCGGTGGAGAAAATATCCTTCTTCCTGTGGTATGTGTCGCCATTTCCACTGCGGGAATATACGCAAAATATTTTAGAGAGGGAATTTTAGAAGAATTGCACAAGGATTATGTCCTTCAGGCAAGAGCCAAAGGTAATACCAACTGGTCTCTTTTAAAAAAACACATTTTGAAAAACGCACTTTTCCCAATGATAGCGCTTGTTCTTCCACAGATTGCTGGAATTTTTATAGGTTTCTATGTTATAGAGAGTATTTTCTCAGTTCCAGGTTTTGGAACTGTATATATTGATTCTATAAACAACAGGGACTACAACATGATTTTAGGGGCAACTTTAATCTTCACAATAAGTTATATTATCTCTGTCTATGTTGCTGAACTTCTTTTCCTGGTTGCAGACCCGAGACTGAGGAGGAAAAATGGATAA
- a CDS encoding peptide ABC transporter substrate-binding protein, whose amino-acid sequence MKKAHKIIIFLIFLIISIPLILLFNPLSESIENPSKKPVKDEINIFFNYEPKTLDPSKAADNYSVELLKNTMEGLTRTSINSKGEEIPEKAGAVSWRVEENGKKWIFSLRDYYWDDGKKVTAEDFEYGIKRSLNPKTASPMAYLLYPIKNAEKYNGGKISQKSVGVKALDSKTLLIELENPTPYFIQLTNLTVMSPQRKDIVEKHGSSYGSSAENMIYNGPYRATEWSHEKKIVLSKNKNYWDRDSVKLSNINVYIIKDENVRMAMLFKGQADMAEASKKEWADKFIASGRFKEVSGYSAATNFLFFNQKSEFFKNEKIRRAFSMGIKRKEMAEVIYRGIFEPAYGWVPPKVSIGKEEYRKKRGDFVKENIEDARALFIEGLKELGINKSPEDISVTFLNPSTTTWARKYSEYLAQMYKETLGINLRSEFVQWSIFEGKVTSLNYEFAGMGWFGDYNDPSSFLEPFVSNQGSIVTGWENTKYNELIKRAALTLDQEKRYSYFKEAEQILIESGVIAPTTFLKRRIFYEKNLKGLVVSAFGSTDYKKVFVEK is encoded by the coding sequence ATGAAGAAGGCTCATAAAATAATAATATTCTTAATCTTTTTAATAATTTCAATACCCTTAATATTACTTTTTAATCCTTTATCAGAGTCCATAGAGAATCCCTCTAAAAAACCAGTTAAAGATGAGATCAATATTTTTTTCAATTATGAACCCAAAACTCTTGATCCATCAAAAGCAGCGGACAATTATTCTGTAGAACTCCTTAAAAATACAATGGAGGGGCTCACCAGAACCTCAATAAATTCTAAAGGGGAAGAGATTCCAGAAAAAGCTGGAGCAGTTTCATGGAGGGTAGAAGAAAATGGGAAAAAATGGATTTTTTCTCTAAGAGACTATTATTGGGACGATGGTAAAAAAGTCACTGCAGAAGATTTTGAATATGGTATAAAAAGAAGCCTCAATCCAAAAACAGCTTCTCCCATGGCATACTTACTTTACCCAATAAAAAATGCAGAGAAATACAATGGCGGGAAGATCTCTCAAAAAAGTGTAGGGGTAAAGGCTCTAGACAGTAAAACACTTCTTATAGAACTAGAAAATCCAACACCCTATTTTATCCAGCTTACAAATCTGACTGTTATGTCACCCCAGAGAAAAGATATCGTAGAAAAGCACGGCTCATCTTATGGAAGCAGTGCAGAAAATATGATCTATAACGGTCCATACAGGGCCACAGAGTGGAGTCATGAAAAAAAGATAGTATTATCCAAAAACAAAAATTACTGGGACAGAGATTCTGTGAAACTATCCAATATCAACGTATACATAATTAAGGATGAAAATGTAAGAATGGCAATGCTCTTCAAAGGACAGGCGGATATGGCTGAAGCATCTAAAAAAGAATGGGCAGATAAGTTTATAGCAAGCGGAAGATTCAAAGAGGTATCTGGATACAGTGCCGCCACTAATTTTTTATTTTTCAATCAGAAATCAGAATTCTTTAAAAATGAAAAAATAAGAAGGGCGTTTTCAATGGGTATAAAACGTAAGGAGATGGCCGAAGTTATATACAGGGGCATTTTTGAGCCTGCCTATGGTTGGGTACCCCCTAAGGTAAGCATAGGGAAAGAGGAATACAGAAAAAAAAGAGGTGATTTTGTAAAAGAAAATATAGAAGACGCCAGAGCCCTTTTTATAGAGGGATTAAAGGAACTCGGGATAAATAAATCCCCAGAAGATATAAGTGTAACTTTTCTAAATCCAAGCACCACAACATGGGCTCGAAAATATTCTGAGTATTTGGCACAGATGTACAAAGAAACCTTAGGAATTAATCTGAGATCTGAGTTTGTTCAATGGTCTATTTTTGAAGGAAAAGTAACTTCCTTAAACTATGAATTTGCAGGAATGGGATGGTTTGGGGATTATAATGACCCTTCGAGTTTTCTAGAGCCTTTTGTAAGTAATCAAGGTTCCATTGTCACAGGATGGGAGAATACAAAGTATAACGAACTCATCAAAAGAGCTGCACTAACTCTAGATCAAGAAAAAAGATATAGCTATTTCAAAGAAGCAGAACAAATATTGATTGAAAGTGGTGTAATTGCTCCTACGACATTTTTAAAAAGGAGAATCTTTTATGAAAAAAATCTGAAGGGATTGGTAGTCTCGGCATTTGGCAGTACTGATTATAAAAAGGTATTTGTTGAAAAATAA